A window of Benincasa hispida cultivar B227 chromosome 9, ASM972705v1, whole genome shotgun sequence genomic DNA:
GAGGTTTTGCATATAAGAGATGGAGAGGTTGGACAGGATAGAAGCCCAAGTGGGAAAGAATGAGGCAACCCTTAAATGTATAGGAGATTAACTTAGTTTGATGGTTTATGCAATTAGAGCCTTGAATGAGGAGATTTTGTCCAATGCCACTAAGGCAAGGAGGTTAATTGTTTTACATGATGGTGAGGAAGAGTTTAAAGCATTAGAGTCAGCCCAAGAGCAAGTTtgtgagattgagagagaaatttttcttaatttagaTGAGGAAGCTTAAGTGattaaggttgaagttgaagaGCCTTGTTTTCCATCTCTTAAGAGCCCTCTCATTCCTGATTTTTCTCTTTCTCATGAGCCTAGTCAGTTTGAGTCTACTTTTAATtcttagtctttttattttcaaaaaaataaaaatcctaaaaataactttttgctTTCGGTGCCCAGAAAAAGATGGTGAGCCTACAAGACGTTGTAGGGATTGATTAAAGCAAGAAGAGAcctgaaaaatggaaaaaatttaTATGCCTTGACGTATAATCTCCCCTGTCATCTACTTCAAGACGTTATACTCAACACTTCTTGGGAGGTAAcccatgttttatttgctttcaaTTAcgttatgttatttatttttatttttatttttattctgctCTCACGGTATGTAGTCTTATCTTTTCAAGTCTTTGCTTTACAAGAGCCCTAAAATAAGGTAATGTTTCGCAAGCCTGAGCATGTGGATTGCTTAACTAATCCGGCCAATTTCGCTCATTCTTTgtgctttatttttcttttattgtattGAAAAAAATGCATGTTTTTAAGTTTAGGGTGGGCAAAGTATTGCATTCTTTGCTTGTCTATTTGTATTTATCCTGCTATGCATGTTAATTAGGGAAAGTGATTTATGCATGTTAGTTGACTTAATATTTTGAGTgttgaattttggatttttttttttttttttttgaatccTAAATATGATGTTGTGCTTAGAATGTGAAATTTGATAAGGATGTAATGACTATAATTTTCTATGAGTTACTCTAAATTTCCATATTAGATGATCTACTGTGGAAATGGGTAACATATTCTTGAGTTAAGTTATCTTTTAAGTCCCTCTTTGAGTCCCATGCATAATTGAGCACGTAGTCATTTTCTTCTAGGTTCTTATTAGTAAAACATGCATTTACTTGAATTAATTTGGTTGTCAACTCAAAAGGCCCCACTGGTTAGAGAGTGTCTTCCATGATGGTTAGTAATGTTATACTAAGCAACAAAAAAATGTAGTATTTATGCCtgcttaaaaaaaattgtccaCAAAAGATTGAGTGGAATATTagaatatcattaaaaaaaatgagtgtgaaaaagaaaataaacttataatGTGTATGCATGGATGGGGGTAAAAAGAGCTACCTTCACTATGATTAGTTGGGATGTCTGAGAATCAACTAGGTGTAAGTCCCTACGATGAATGTGTGAATGAGGGTACCCTTAATGAGTTATCTTAGGCATCTTAGTCGATAAATTACTTTCTTGAATGCTTTGGTGCTTGAAGATTGGTGCATGACGCTAGAGTAGGAGGAAAACTAGAGAGgttcattttaaattataacGAACTAATAGGACTTAATCGAAAAGGCTTTCACACACATATGGGGGATGATAAGATTTGgtcttgaaatattttaatgttGGGATGTGTTTGAAAGTCTCTACTAATGGATCTAGTGTGTTTACTTTGAATAATGAGGTTTTAAGTCATTTGTGTGCTTGTTTGAATTTTCCTATAGTCTTATTCTTTCTTTCCTCGAGATTAGAAAAGTTATAAGTTTGGGATGGTGAAACACACTCAAAAAGTATTTTTGTGACcttagaatttagttagttttatgcATAATATGAGATCTTTGATGCTTTTTATGATTAATTGTAGGAAATCAAGAAATTGGACAAGAACAAGCAATTTCGAgaataaaatgactaaaatacccCAAGAAAGGTCAGAAATTTGACCTAGAGCGAGAAGAAAAGTGGAAGAAATAGTTAAGGAAGAAAAAACAAATGTTGCCCTGCAATGCTAACGACCTGAGAGAAATAAAAAGCAGAGCAACATCACAACGCTGCCGAGAACGTCGCGACACTCCAGAAACAATGTTTATAAAAGTAGTTTTCTGCTAAAGATTGAAAGGATGATGGTTTAGGGTTGAGTTGAGGGTTTAATTGAGATTGCGGCAAGGCCTCCACGAGGAGTGAATTTCTAGAGAGAGGCAACATTTTGGAGCTCCAAAGGAGTTAAGATTAGAAAAGTTCGTTGTGTTGCTATTCCGGATTTGAGAACAATAGTCAAGAACCCAACTTATTTATTCTTCCCTCTTTAATTTTCTATTCCTTTGTATTTGGAACTTCATAAATAGTCTATATTTGTATTATAGCCATGAGTGATTGATTTGTATTGATAGGGTTCTGATTTAGTTTCATGGATTGCTTGAACTGAGTTAATTGTTCTTAGATTTGATTTACACATGATTACTTTAACATGTTTAGTCTGGATGCTTTAAACAATTTGACCACTGAATGTCCTTTACATGATATCTTACTTGAAAGATATGGCGTTAGGTTAGATCTAATGTGTTAAACTGTTAGTCGAATATGCATGATGGTGATAGGAATTAATAGAGATTAATAATGGAGAAACTTAATGTTGTGCTAATCAAGTAATTGTAAGGAAATGGATCAATGGTTAACTATTAGAAAACGTTGGGCTCAAAAGAGGATATTTGAATATAGGACTCTTAGCACTATAGCTAACAGAAAACAGAggtctaaataattaatttggttaatccaTTTAACGAAATCATATCCTAAGATGTGTCTTGCCTAATTTCACCCTAGTGttgtcttttattttctttttaggaGTTGAATAGTTAAGTTTCCATCACAATTTGGTCCTCTAAACAAAATGAATAAGATTTATGAATAGCTAGAAGAATCAAACCTATTTTCCAGAGGATAATTCTCGGTCTCTTtactattttattatattataacttGGCCTATGCGCTTGCAGTCCATCACTCATCAGCAAATTTTCCTCCATTTGCATCAtctatgaaaatattgatagattCTATAACACTCTTTGTACACTTGTTATAAATCATATAAGCTCTGTTGTTTATTGAATACCCAAAAGAGATTCCTTCATCACTTTTGGAAGTCCATTTTTTCTTTGGATTCTGATAAACTAATGTATAACACGTACTgcaaaaaatatgaaaatatttgaCATTGGGTTTCCTCCACCCAAAAGATGATGCTCGATCTCTTgactattttattatattataacttGACGCATGCGCTTGCGCTCCATCACTCAAAAAAAAACTTTCCGCTATTTCCATCATTTatgaaaaatattgatagattcTATAACACTCTTTGTACTTTTTTATAAACAATATAAGCTATGTTGTTTCTTGAATACCCCAAAAATATTCCTTCATCACTTTTGGaagtccattttttttttggatttcgATCAACTAATGTATAACACGTACTGCAAAAAATATGAAAGTATTTGACATTGGGTTTcctccacctccaaatttcataTTGTGTGCAGTCAATGCTAGGATGAATCACAATTTGATTATGTATATGGCAAGTAGTACTCAAAGCTTCAgcccaaaaataaaaaggaaggtCATAAGGATGAAGCATAGCACGAGCCATCTCCTGTGGAGTGCGGTTTTTCCGTTCAACAACTCCATACTATTGAGGTGTGTTGGGAGTAGAGAATTAATGGTGTATACCTTCAAAGTGACAAAATTAagcaaaattattattttcaaacttcCTGCCATGATAACTACGAATGGATAATGTTTAGCCTTCTAACTTTTCAATTGAAGGCCCGATGACTTAAGCACCTGGAACGACTcagacttctctcttatgaatTTAAGCCACGTGTATCTAGAAAAGTCATCAACACGGACCATGACATATCTTTTCCCACCAAGGATTTCTACTTGCATGGGCCCCATGATATCAACATGAAATAGTTCAACAATGTGATTTATAATAGTTACAAGTATCTGTTTATGAGGTGCTCTCATTTGTAAAGCTTGGCATTCTCCATATATAACTCCTTTGTAGCTACTGACATTTGGAAAGCCAATCACATCATTTCTCATCACCATCttctatatagttttaatactgGGATATCCAAGATGCTTGTACGATAAGATAGATTCATTCTGCTTAGAGACAAGACAACTTTACTTTAAATCAATAGGAGTCCACAAATAACAGTTACCTGATAAGCGCTTTCCTAATATGACAAGAGATTTAGCATTATCTGTGGCAACATAACCATCTTTGGTAAAGTTCACATTCAACCACTGATCATACAATTGACTTATGCTAATAAGGTTTGCTGTCAGGCCCTCTACCAGCATCACATAATAAAGAATAGGTAATTCAAGATATTTcagttttctttttccaataaTCTTTCCTTTGGCTCCATCACTAAACATGATCTGGCCTGATCCAAACATAGCTCTGTTCACCGATGCATTGAACACTCACGATAAAAACACCAATCACCTTTTGTTGAAGATCAAAGAGATGTTAGAACAACATTACAACAATTTGGATTAGATTTGACTTTCCAAACATTATTCATTGTGGGAGAATTTTATCCTCTGTTGTAGACAAACTCATGAAGTCTTGAGTGATTTAGCGATAGGGTCTTATATGACCcttttttccataaaaattaTAGATCCACtacattttattcaaataattattgttttgAAATTGACTTGTGATAGGAAATTCAGGTTGCGTATATTTCCAAGACTCTTACTCTCTGACAAAAACAATTTTCTATTTCACTTTTTATGAATATTGTCTTCCTTTTGAAGAGTTGGAACCAGTGAACCCAATGCCACAAATATCCTTGGACGACTTACTTTCAGAGAGGATTTGTTCAAGGTGATCAATTCTTGAATTTAACATCGTTATAGATTTACACATCGACTCTATCTCAACTTTAACTTTATTGGGTTCATGCTTTAAGTCAAAGATAACAAACACGAGGCGAGTGTTATTAAAAATAAGTGATTCTATCATTTATTCTGAACATCAAGAGCTTTAGCATCCTCACATTTCTACTTCTAAAGATCACGGTAGGCAGATGCAATTGATAAGTCATAAGTTTCATCATCACTACTTATTACAATTATCTATGAGTTGTTTATCTTCAGAACTGTCAGAAGAGATGCAACTTACAAATGCCTTGACATCTTCTTCTGAATCACTGCTGTCATCGGACTCTTCATCTGACAAGgtcataaaataacttttgtttTGTCTCTTCAGAAATATTGGGCATTCTAATAGATAGTGAGTGACCAAGTACTTCACATTCTCTGCATTGAAACATCTTATCTTTATTTATATCATTCTCCTCTGGTGTGTCAGAGTCCTTCTTACAACGTTGAGATTTTTTAATAGTTGACCCAAAATTGTTGTCATTCTTAGCCATTCTTGGAGAATAGAAGCCAGActtcttctcaaattttttcatCACACCGGAGAATTGTTTTGATAATAAGGAGATTACGTCAGCAAGACTTTCTTTAGGTTCCTCTCCTTATTCAAATGAATGTTTTTTTGTTGGAGATTGCAAAGCAGTTTCGTTGTTTCTCTTCCCAGGCCACTCACTAAGATACATTTCAAAGGTGAGTAATGattcaaaaagatcatcaattTTCATAGTGGAGATATCCCAGGCTTCTTCTATTATGATGACCTTCATGTCAAATCTCTTTGGCAGAtatatgagaattttttttcacaAGCTTTTCTTCAGGAATCTTCTTTCCTAAAGCAAATGATTCATTTTCAATGTCAAGTAGTCTAACATTGAACTCTGCAATACTCTCATTATCTTGCATTTTCAGAGATCCAGATTTTGTAGCCAACAATTGTAgtttagatatttaattttggatGTCCCTTCACGAGCAACAACAAGAATATTCCATGCTTCTTTAGCAGACATACAAGTGTTGATCAAGAGAAGATGTTTTTGTCAACACCATTAGATATGGCATGTAAGGCCTTAGAGTTTCTAAAGGAAGattcatcttcctccttaatCCACTCAACTTCAGTTTTGAACTTCAGTTCCCCTTTCTCAATAGAAACCTGTAGATGTGATCATCCAATTATAATAGACTTCTAGGATTTACTATCACACTTCAGGACGACAATCATCCTCGCTTTCCAATATGAAGAGTTGGTTCTATCTAGTATAGGTGGACGATGTTGGGTTGTACGtcttaaaactcacagtttgtaatgttaaacatattttattataaataaagatgttattgatatttgtccaataaaactatttattgaatatgtgaattgcacttgtaaaatctaaatcaaataaactaattatccatggctattatatgaatacatgaactttatgtcgAGAAATAAGAGTGGATTAAGTTAAGTAAatagctaaaatggtctataatatacgaATAAGACTGGATACTTTATTATGGTAACACAATCAGATGGGCCCACTCTGttgttgttacaatttgttgtaaagtgctacaaatgaagtgatcctgattcgttcatgtattgacatgagaagtgtgagcgttctatgcaatgagtttgcataagatcgaaccaagaattaagtcactcttactttataacattgtttactatttaagactgactatttcaaagcaatgacctaggtaacttgaccttaatcctgagctaactatgtattcctgtttatttgggattatccttggATTTGAacgggtgagggttggcttaacagtttcggctcaataagccttctatttcaggggtaagaacggatagatagctggggacataaggtgcaaaacggaattcacccctacctgcttttagggatagtagagaggttattcccttaaatgctgacttcgggtcttgaacaaggggtcctacCCTCCCATTGGCCCAACAGgaactcggtttagtgattagatcacaaaccaattgtttattagaagaTCAGTTGGACATAAGAAGCAAGATATAATCTCATGGGTAAAAAATCTTTTGACCAAGCCGTTATTATGAAAAACttgtgaagagttaacttactaatcatggttatatcgagtgaacataatatatttacagtgaggggactgcaactactaggctttaatggagtgacccagtagttaacgaatggtggttaattagattaaacagtttagccgattaatcacggaccgttggagtccatgatctgtaggtccatgaggtccccctactagctcatatcggactgaaccttagaacagtgtgacgaacgaatttgaagcgttcaaacttgatttttggagcaaagcgttaaatatatacaatatatttaacctaatgtttaattgtgaattaaacataaagagagagaaaataatagatatttaaataagatttaaatatcaagattatgaatgggattcatataaattgggataagtgttggatttaatgttaaattaaattaactaaattatttaattaattatttaatattaatttaattttgaaaattgattattagaattaatttttaaattaaatggatTTGGTCAAAACTACATTATAAGTCAATTTGCTGgctaggtaaaaaatgcaatggaagtcaaattgttgacttttgatttttgaaagtcaaaaaatcaaatttgttgactttggactttgagagtcaaactttgaccaagttagtggaaagatccaatatTTGTGAGTGGGAAATGTCAACTTTTGCAtagctaagtgttgtcttcgtTTAAAGACGCGTGTCCCCTTAAGTCCCACATTTTGAGTTCGTGGAAATTTAattgtcaaattctcatcaaactcaaacttgcatgtttgcatgtaatggtctttaaaaggagtgtttaatgcttttgaagAATTCTGGGCCATAGTGGGTttagatgagattatgtgataatctcatcccTTTTTCTCTTAAAGCTTTAGCTTTTTCCtttccaaattagtcactcaccggatCCCACCATTCCGTTCTAAGGTAGAGAATAGTCGAGAAGACTCTCATGATAGTCTAAAACTGTTCATGAAGAGATTGAAGCTGATTTGGGGAAGATTCAAAGAGTACAAAGATTGTATTCTTTTCCCCTTTTACTTGTTTGATTACATGCATGCTTATCTTTATAATTActctaattagagtactttagatccattTTGCTTCAACTGCATATGAGTTCATTCCATCAGGCGAAAGGTAAAACTTCCTTCTTTTTACTCCTTCCACGAGAGCAAGATAGGATCACAACACCATAGATAATGGTGATtcgttctgataccaattgaaaaaagATAAGGAGGTATTTACTACATGTTAACTATGTTACGGGCAATGTTATAGCATTCCACAAGACAATTATCAATAACATAGAATAGATAAAGTAACACCAGAGGTTGGTAACCCAGTTCGACATAAATCACCAACGTCTAGGAGGCAGTGTGCCTAGGAAAAATAACTTCATTAATATCAACGATATGCAATTACAACACAATACTTATCTATAATAGATGCACGATTACAGTGACTCACTTACAACTTTATCACTTAACTGATAACCTAGACTTCTCTTTGGTGTTAGACTCCTTCTTACAGTGTCTTAGGCACCCTTTAAGTTGTATTATCTGTGAAGCAAATCTTAGGTTCTCCCTAAGATCGAGACTCCTTCTCTATAAGACTTGAGCTCCCCTCAAGTCGTGAGACTTCTTCCCACTCATATTGTATCTTTCCTTCTGAGAACAAAATCCCCTTTGTTCAAATGGCTTAGGTTCCTCATAAACTTCAAAACCTCTTCTCAAAAGGATCTTTTTAGCCTCGATGTGAAGGACACAAAGTACGTCTTCAAGAAACTCAAGAAACTCAACTCTGTTAAAACACTGCAATGTTAACCGAATACATACTAAGTTATTTTTAAACACGAGCTTCACACAAAATAAAACCGCCAATCTTTTCGAATACAAGCTCTTTAAATATGTATAATTGAAACACTATGGGCAACCCTCCCTAACTTCCATAGAAATTGTGctagttaaaaagaaaaagatgtcGATAGAATAAGACAACAAAAGAACCTACCAATAAGGAATGTATTTTGCAAGATCAACATTGTTGTAGACATTCCTTTTCCTGAAACCACCAATGCAGGACACATCTCACAACATTTGAGATGCTTAAACAAATATTGCCAACCACACAAACTCTAAGAGATACCTTTGGTTGAAAATAAACCTCTAAAGCCTCGTGAATTATTGACAAAGACGTACGAGCTAACAATCTTGAAATCACTTAAAGAGAACAGAAACTCAAGTCCACTACCTATTTTCCCAATAAGTGGAAACTTCTAAATTTTGCATAGGCAACCCATCCACAAACATGGCATAGAGAAGATTATTTTTTACCATTGGGACAATGCTTCTACTTCCTCATCAAGCTTTGAAGGAGTGATAGGAGAGGGCCACACAAACTctagttttgaaagaaaatcTTGAATCATATCCCAAAAAACCTTTTTTCTTGCACCCTCAACTGGAACATGTAATCTTAGTAATCTCTTTCTACCACTAGTTAGTGGCCATACAACACACTCTAGTTTTCCAATCGAGGGGAGAATTAAATTTAACCAAACGAATAATGTTGGAATCATCcttgaattttctctaaataaaAGTATAGACTGGAgttttcaataattctaccaaAGAGTTTTCAATCAACCTCACATGAGAGAAAGTGAGATGAACcgacattttgttttttaagtgTTCAACAAGGTTGTTGTTATAATATCAGAAAAACAAATGATTCTGTTATTGCAAAGTTGAAGCAATGAATTATTTAGTAAAGCTTATTGAGCCAAAGACAATGGAAATCTGCATTACAAAGTGGAACATAACAATATTTAAAGCTTAACATAACAACCCTTTAACAATAAGTCCTATACTTGCTCCACAATTATAGAGCATGAATAAAAAAGTAACTAATCCCTAAAAGTAGGAACAACCTTTGACACAATCAACTTAAACAGAGTGGACTTGTTTTAGATTTAAAGCATTTTCTTAACAGACAATGGTTAAACTTGCAAGCAGACAAtgattttgttaaaatatttacaaattgaTTTTCGATTTTGCAGTAGAAAAGAGTTATATCTCCATGTTTCTATACTTCACTTATGAAAAATAACttgatattaaaatatttagtctTTCCATGAAACACTAGATTATGAGAGATAGCAATAGCAGCTTTGTTGTCAACAAGAATCTCTGTGTTTTCTTTCTGCTCAAAATCAAGGTCAAATAAATTTTTGCTTAGCCATAAAGCTTGATTAATAGTAGCTATTGCAGCAATAAACTCTGCTTCGGCAGTGAATTGGACTACAGTTTCTTGCTTCTTTGAGCTCCATGAGAAAACATTAGAGCCAAAAGTAAAACAAGAGCCTTAAGTGCTCTTCATATCATCAATGGAACCTCCCCAGTCACTGTTAGAAAAACCAACCAACTTGAACTCCTTGCTTCTTGTGAACTTGATACCAAAATCACTTGTGCCTTTTATATATCGTATCACTCTTTTGGCAGCCTTGAGATGTAATTCGCTTGCAAAATGCATAAACCGAGACAAAATACTTACAGCATTCAAATGTCTAGCCTTGTTGCTGTGAGATACATCAAACAATCAATCAAACTTCTAAAATATCCTCCATCAACTTTGACAgcaccatcttctttgcatagcTTCTCCGTTTGATTCATTGGAGTTCTTGTTGCCTTGCATTCATCCATTTGAAACTTCTTCAGTATTTCCTTTACATATTTTTTCTGGCATATGAAAACTTCATCTTGCCCTCGCTTAATCTCCATGCCAAGGAAGTATGACATGAACCCCAGATCTGTCATTTCAAATGTCTTCATCATCTCTTGATTGAAATTTCGAATATGATCTATGTTGTTTCCTGTAACCAGCAAGTCATCAACACACAATGAAACCATAAGAATGTAGTACCATTGCACTTAACATACAAGGTTGTTTCTGATATATTTTTCATCAAACCCAAGTATAGcaaatattaatcaattttgTTGTACCAAGCTtttggagcttgttttagtccatagagagccttcttgagaagataaaccttatcttcttcatcttccttcACAAATCCTTGGGGTTGTTCAACATAAATTTATTCCTGTAGGACACCATTTAAAAAAGCTGATTTGACATCCAACTGGAAGACTTTCCAGGCCTTTTGTGCAGCTATTGCGAGCAGTAACCTGATTGTGTCTAATCTAGCAACAAAAGCAAAAGTGTCAGAGTAATCAACACCAAAGATTTGAGCATATCCTTTaaccacaagtctagctttatgtTTGTTGATCAAGCCATCGACATTAAGCTTGGTTTTAAACACCCACTTCACCCCACTTACCTTTTTGCCTTGAGGTCTATCTACAAGGATCCAAGTCTTGTTCTTCTCTATCATTGACATCTCCTCATCCATTGAAACCATCCACATTTGATCCTTTTTTGCTTCTGCATAGTCAGCAGGTTCATACAAAGCAACATTGCATCTTTCATAAACATCTGAGAGTAACCTTGTTCCTCTCATAGGCACATCATTTACTGTTTCATTTTGccaatcatcttcttcttcgatgCTTGAACAAGAGAACTTGGGTTGCTTTGTTATGGTCTGATCCTTCATCTTTTCTTCATCCCAGCTCCACTCTTCATCCTCCAGGAAGTGGACATCCCTGCTCACAACAATATTTCCAGTTTGTGGCTGGAAGATTTTGTAGGCCTTGCTGACAGTACTATGGGCTATAAAAATACCTGATAAAGCTCTCTTATCAAGCTTGTCACGCTTGCTCTATGGAACATGAGTAAAACACAAGCAACCAAATACT
This region includes:
- the LOC120085458 gene encoding uncharacterized protein LOC120085458, which encodes MKDQTITKQPKFSCSSIEEEDDWQNETVNDVPMRGTRLLSDVYERCNVALYEPADYAEAKKDQMWMVSMDEEMSMIEKNKTWILVDRPQGKKIRHNQVTARNSCTKGLESLPVGCQISFFKWCPTGINLC